From Rutidosis leptorrhynchoides isolate AG116_Rl617_1_P2 chromosome 3, CSIRO_AGI_Rlap_v1, whole genome shotgun sequence, a single genomic window includes:
- the LOC139898973 gene encoding uncharacterized protein encodes MSFHEKRFWMGKGNGRITDGDDIFGNSLRVDSKRSNQWFSDATEAELFPNKRQVIESPNTKSLCCIPSSHLSWDNVSALQSPPNQFIDRLLGSPVGPDKKIVHEQIGNVNLAGLSMSYSIEDPETCLNYGGIRKVKVNQVKDNDALNENTFMSNYANEEDGSVTLMGHSYTGFDQRSTGHTESNKDDENTISIANAISFGSFQDESEMDPPMNGYYVKDVNNYGLSFDQSTLQSNGIKELDAHNAIVVGTTRTGVKSKNKSETKTVKKEAPNSFPSNVRSLMATGILDGVPVKYVSVSREELGGIIKGSGYMCGCQSCNHSKALNAYEFERHAGCKTKHPNNHIYTNSGKTIYQIVQELRTTPESLLFDAIQTVTGSPINQKAFRSWKESFQAATRELQRIYGKDELNL; translated from the exons ATG TCTTTTCATGAGAAGAGATTTTGGATGGGTAAAGGGAATGGTCGTATAACCGATGGGGACGACATTTTTGGTAATTCGTTACGAGTAGATTCAAAACGCTCGAATCAATGGTTTTCAGATGCAACCGAAGCCGAATTATTTCCTAATAAACGACAAGTTATCGAATCTCCAAATACCAAATCATTATGTTGTATACCGAGTTCTCATTTATCGTGGGACAACGTTTCTGCTCTCCAATCGCCCCCAAATCAATTTATCGACCGCTTATTAGGTTCTCCTGTGGGGCCCGATAAAAAGATAGTTCATGAACAAATCGGGAATGTTAATTTAGCCGGTTTATCTATGTCATATAGTATTGAAGATCCCGAGACGTGCTTGAATTACGGAGGGATtagaaaagtcaaagtcaaccaagtcAAGGATAATGATGCACTAAACGAGAATACTTTTATGTCTAATTATGCTAATGAAGAAGATGGAAGTGTAACGTTAATGGGTCATTCTTACACTGGGTTTGACCAAAGGTCAACGGGTCATACAGAGAGTAATAAAGATGATGAAAATACTATATCAATTGCTAATGCTATATCGTTTGGTAGTTTTCAAGATGAATCTGAGATGGACCCACCAATGAATGGTTATTATGTGAAAGATGTGAATAATTATGGGTTATCGTTTGATCAATCAACGTTGCAGTCTAACGGGATTAAGGAATTGGATGCACATAACGCGATTGTTGTGGGGACCACGCGTACGGGTGTCAAATCGAAGAACAAGTCGGAAACGAAAACGGTTAAAAAGGAGGCACCTAATAGTTTCCCGTCAAACGTTAGAAGTTTGATGGCTACGGGAATACTTGATGGAGTTCCTGTTAAATATGTTTCAGTATCAAGGGAG GAACTTGGAGGAATTATAAAAGGTTCTGGCTACATGTGTGGTTGTCAATCATGTAACCACTCTAAG gCACTGAATGCATATGAGTTTGAGCGTCATGCTGGTTGCAAAACAAAGCACCCAAATAATCACATATACACGAATAGTGGAAAGACGATATATCAAATAGTTCAAGAATTGAGGACCACACCCGAAAGTTTATTATTTGATGCAATTCAGACTGTCACTGGTTCGCCAATTAATCAAAAAGCGTTTCGCAGCTGGAAag AATCTTTCCAAGCTGCTACTCGTGAACTTCAACGTATATATGGGAAGGATGAACTGAATTTATAG